The following coding sequences are from one Planctomycetaceae bacterium window:
- a CDS encoding phosphodiester glycosidase family protein codes for MNRKPVLKHIIVFVLLSYMAGRTYAADEICHPFKGVTYIHQTRSLPRLLSMHILIINLQEQGISFYVTPPKGSVARETNAQTTSSFLRSCNAQMAVNGDFFDHDPAVEQYVTASVIGFAASKGNIYSGFSHDGWSVEAMNISKDNDVNLIVPLYSGSIYAYSPANVSIYNAIGGVPIMLRNGRKVETNDTIATALHPRTAIGVTNDNKLILIVVDGRQSFSLGMTTPEVADVLLEFGVVDAINLDGGGSSTMVLADPNVRIVNSPSDTEGERKVANHLAVFANVLPSKPSVFLYSNFDNSEEDAFSYLPAYGGSTQGVLSTSTADPVNIGGDGWCEKIVIKDDPSVSTVSEYPEGGWFVRFVSGSSASPSQNVARTTTGYVGFWAKTINAGMKVSLAIDNAGQTERGLRKDLVSDGNWRYYEWNLSDNNEWQGWSNGNGQIVSGEFTIDSIQIFGNNSDGTIYIDNVMHNPNGRIGDELKIPVSVAPQR; via the coding sequence ATGAATAGAAAGCCAGTTTTAAAACACATTATTGTTTTTGTTCTTTTGAGTTATATGGCAGGCCGGACGTACGCTGCGGATGAGATATGTCATCCTTTTAAAGGAGTAACATACATTCATCAGACGAGGTCATTACCGCGTTTGCTTTCTATGCATATCCTCATTATAAATTTACAGGAACAGGGAATCAGCTTTTATGTGACACCTCCTAAAGGTTCAGTCGCCCGTGAAACAAATGCCCAGACTACCAGCAGTTTTTTAAGAAGCTGCAATGCGCAAATGGCTGTCAATGGAGATTTCTTTGATCATGACCCGGCAGTAGAGCAATATGTAACCGCAAGTGTGATTGGCTTTGCCGCTTCGAAGGGCAATATATATTCCGGATTTAGTCACGATGGATGGTCGGTAGAGGCGATGAATATTTCGAAGGATAATGATGTAAATCTTATTGTGCCTCTTTATAGCGGCAGTATTTATGCCTATTCACCTGCGAATGTTTCAATTTACAATGCTATTGGCGGCGTACCGATAATGCTTCGCAATGGCCGGAAAGTAGAGACTAATGATACGATAGCTACTGCATTGCATCCAAGAACTGCAATAGGTGTTACCAATGACAATAAATTAATTTTAATTGTTGTTGATGGAAGGCAAAGTTTTAGTCTTGGTATGACTACTCCTGAAGTAGCTGATGTCTTATTGGAGTTTGGCGTTGTTGATGCGATAAATTTGGATGGCGGCGGCTCATCTACTATGGTTCTGGCAGACCCTAATGTTAGAATTGTTAATAGCCCGTCAGATACGGAAGGAGAACGCAAAGTCGCAAATCATCTTGCGGTATTTGCGAATGTTCTGCCTTCAAAGCCGTCAGTCTTTCTTTATAGTAATTTTGATAACAGCGAGGAAGACGCCTTTAGTTATTTGCCTGCATACGGTGGAAGTACCCAGGGGGTCCTTAGTACTTCTACGGCAGACCCTGTAAATATAGGTGGTGATGGGTGGTGTGAAAAGATTGTCATTAAGGATGACCCGTCTGTTTCTACTGTATCTGAATATCCTGAAGGTGGATGGTTTGTCAGATTTGTTTCCGGTTCTTCGGCAAGTCCGTCTCAAAATGTTGCCAGAACTACGACGGGATATGTTGGTTTCTGGGCAAAGACCATTAATGCCGGCATGAAAGTATCATTGGCAATTGACAACGCAGGACAGACCGAGAGAGGTCTCCGTAAGGATTTGGTGAGTGATGGTAATTGGCGATATTACGAGTGGAATCTTAGCGATAATAATGAGTGGCAAGGATGGTCTAATGGTAATGGCCAAATTGTGTCTGGTGAATTTACCATTGACTCAATTCAGATTTTTGGTAATAATTCTGACGGCACAATATACATTGACAATGTTATGCATAATCCTAATGGCAGAATTGGGGATGAGCTTAAAATTCCGGTTTCTGTTGCTCCGCAGAGATAA
- a CDS encoding phosphodiester glycosidase family protein, which translates to MNRKPILKHIIVFILLSYMAGRTYAADEIGHPFEGVTYIHRTRTVPRLLSMHILIIDLQEQGISFRATPSNGPSLPGETNCQTTSGFLESCNAQMAINANFFYYAPADQWATTDVLGYAASNGTVYSIFSTGWEQAINISQDNIASFIEPLYPGGTGSGLFHKPTNVSIYNAVGGMPTILRNSQIFQSSDSIATALHPRTAIGITNEGKLVLFVVDGRQSGLSLGMTTMEVGEVLLGFGVVDAVNLDGGGSSTMVLADPEVRIVNSPSDGTERIVGNHLAVFADIAPSKPSVFVYNDFENGEENTFSYSPTHSGSTQGILGTSTADSVDIGSNQWCERIVIYDDPSVSTVSEYPQGGWFVRFVSGSSASPEQNTARVATGYVGFWAKTTNTGMKISLAIDNAGQTERGNLLDLVNDGNWRYYEWNLDDNSQWQGWSNGDGQISPGEFTIDSIQIFGSNSNGTIYIDNVMYNPNGKIGDEIQIPVSVAPPEIRTLPAANITAASATLNAEIIGTGGGSVQSRVFTWGLTEQCNNTGITNVTVSDNHFFYTLSNLQPATDYFFEGWFKVGGSWRRGGVLQFRTNFLGDINNDGKQNLCDYAILSQNWLDICTTPLWCNGSDLNCDGQVNIKDLYELVNVWLLEQ; encoded by the coding sequence ATGAATAGAAAGCCAATTTTAAAACACATTATTGTTTTTATTCTTTTGAGTTATATGGCAGGCCGGACGTACGCTGCGGATGAGATAGGGCATCCTTTTGAAGGGGTAACGTATATTCATCGAACCAGAACCGTACCGCGTTTGCTTTCTATGCATATCCTCATTATAGATTTGCAGGAACAGGGAATCAGTTTTCGTGCAACACCATCTAACGGTCCTTCTTTGCCGGGAGAGACGAATTGTCAGACGACCAGCGGTTTTTTGGAAAGTTGCAATGCGCAAATGGCAATTAATGCCAACTTTTTTTATTATGCCCCCGCTGACCAATGGGCGACCACTGATGTTCTTGGATACGCCGCTTCAAATGGTACGGTTTATTCCATATTCAGTACCGGTTGGGAGCAGGCAATAAATATTTCCCAGGATAACATAGCCAGCTTTATAGAACCTCTTTATCCTGGTGGTACTGGTAGTGGCTTATTTCATAAGCCCACAAATGTTTCAATATATAATGCTGTTGGGGGAATGCCGACAATACTTCGCAATTCTCAAATATTTCAAAGCAGCGATTCAATTGCTACTGCACTGCATCCGAGAACAGCGATTGGTATTACCAATGAGGGTAAATTAGTTCTATTTGTTGTAGATGGCAGACAGAGCGGTCTTAGCCTTGGTATGACGACTATGGAGGTAGGGGAAGTATTGCTGGGGTTTGGTGTTGTCGATGCTGTAAATCTCGATGGCGGCGGTTCATCTACGATGGTTCTGGCTGACCCGGAGGTTAGGATTGTTAATAGTCCGTCAGATGGTACAGAACGCATAGTAGGCAACCATCTTGCGGTATTTGCAGACATTGCGCCTTCAAAGCCATCTGTTTTTGTTTACAATGATTTCGAAAATGGCGAAGAAAATACTTTTAGTTATTCCCCCACGCATAGCGGAAGTACGCAAGGTATCCTTGGTACTTCTACTGCTGATTCTGTTGATATTGGCAGTAATCAATGGTGTGAAAGGATAGTTATTTATGATGATCCATCTGTTTCTACAGTTTCTGAATATCCGCAGGGAGGGTGGTTTGTCAGGTTTGTTTCGGGTTCTTCAGCAAGTCCGGAACAGAATACTGCCAGAGTTGCGACTGGATACGTTGGTTTCTGGGCAAAAACTACTAATACGGGAATGAAGATATCTCTTGCGATTGATAACGCCGGCCAAACTGAAAGAGGGAATCTTCTTGACTTGGTTAATGACGGGAACTGGCGGTATTATGAGTGGAATCTTGACGATAACAGCCAATGGCAAGGATGGTCTAATGGTGATGGGCAGATTTCACCAGGTGAATTTACTATCGATTCAATCCAAATTTTTGGCAGTAACTCTAATGGCACAATATACATTGACAATGTTATGTATAATCCTAATGGCAAAATTGGGGATGAGATTCAAATTCCGGTTTCTGTCGCTCCGCCAGAGATAAGAACATTGCCCGCCGCCAATATTACAGCCGCATCTGCGACGTTGAATGCTGAAATAATCGGTACGGGCGGGGGTTCGGTGCAGAGCAGGGTATTCACATGGGGACTGACCGAGCAATGTAATAATACCGGCATTACAAATGTTACAGTTAGCGATAATCATTTTTTTTATACTTTGTCAAATTTGCAACCAGCTACAGATTACTTTTTTGAAGGCTGGTTTAAAGTTGGTGGTAGTTGGAGACGTGGTGGGGTTTTGCAATTCAGAACTAATTTTTTGGGAGATATAAATAATGATGGAAAGCAGAATTTGTGTGATTATGCAATTTTAAGTCAAAACTGGTTGGATATATGCACGACTCCGCTGTGGTGTAATGGCAGCGACCTGAACTGCGATGGACAGGTAAATATTAAGGATTTATATGAATTAGTGAATGTATGGTTGTTAGAGCAGTAG
- a CDS encoding DUF4434 domain-containing protein, whose protein sequence is MQITGTFLDEISHDIPSANWGPEQWEKDFDAMKHIGIDTVIVIRAGYRNKATFNSKVIAKETNGILPVPFDLIDIFLDQAERCGMDLFFGTYDSGNYWMNGNYQKEIDINKAFADEVIAKYGHRKALKGWYLCHEIDAYNESAINVYKQLAYHLKQLKKMPTLISPYIHGSKQFSDDAVTLDEHVCEWENVFQMLDGLIDIVAFQDGNVDFNELPSYIAENLRLAQKYTLACWSNIETFSRDMPIKFPPIGWPELLSKMSAANIPGIEKLITFEFSHFMSPNSIYRSAGNLYDRYVNWLMHG, encoded by the coding sequence ATGCAAATTACAGGTACATTTCTTGACGAGATAAGTCATGATATCCCATCTGCAAATTGGGGGCCGGAGCAGTGGGAAAAAGATTTTGATGCAATGAAACATATCGGTATTGACACTGTAATAGTAATTCGAGCCGGCTACAGGAATAAGGCAACCTTTAATTCCAAAGTAATTGCTAAAGAAACAAATGGCATTTTGCCTGTTCCGTTTGATTTGATTGATATATTTTTGGATCAGGCAGAACGCTGTGGCATGGATCTTTTCTTTGGTACTTATGACAGCGGTAATTACTGGATGAATGGTAATTATCAAAAGGAAATTGATATTAATAAAGCTTTTGCCGATGAAGTAATCGCAAAGTATGGCCATAGAAAAGCGTTAAAGGGCTGGTATCTTTGCCATGAAATTGATGCATATAATGAATCGGCGATTAATGTCTACAAGCAGTTGGCATACCATCTCAAACAATTAAAGAAGATGCCTACGCTAATTTCGCCTTATATTCACGGCAGTAAGCAGTTTTCAGATGATGCGGTTACGCTTGATGAACATGTTTGCGAGTGGGAGAACGTATTTCAAATGCTGGATGGTTTGATAGATATAGTGGCTTTTCAGGATGGCAATGTTGATTTTAATGAGTTGCCGAGTTACATAGCAGAAAATCTTAGGCTTGCACAAAAATATACTCTCGCCTGCTGGAGTAATATAGAGACTTTCAGCAGAGATATGCCGATAAAGTTCCCGCCCATAGGTTGGCCTGAACTTCTTTCAAAAATGTCAGCCGCTAACATACCTGGAATTGAAAAGCTCATTACTTTCGAGTTTTCGCACTTTATGAGTCCCAATTCTATTTATCGTTCTGCCGGCAATCTGTACGATAGATATGTTAATTGGCTTATGCACGGTTGA
- the dacB gene encoding D-alanyl-D-alanine carboxypeptidase/D-alanyl-D-alanine-endopeptidase, which translates to MNKDAAKLLTVFLFCLAVSFCKADELAQIISRQKQEKVTITILVIDAESGKILYSKDADKLMTPASNMKIITSSAAIHYLGLDYKFKTKVGISDANLIVIGGGDPLLGEMKVDGANSHCPMEMFSQIADILKHKKINNIKDIIVDVSFFDQVIMHPAWPKDDFNETYSPEINALNFCENCIGIFIRRNDNNISLSVEPENSLTTLINQVQIIETGDNDVKAVRTEIPNKLIIEGKICKPADFIMTTIQNPAALFADVLKNHLSKEGISVNGKIIIKETPDKIPNVKMVKVFKTPFKSALHRCNKYSINLTAECFVKTISAENAVDRSGGNWPHGLMLVSEYLRSINIDKTQYILEDGSGLSRKNKLSAAALVAVLRTMYKSRNRNAFFDSLSTSGVDGTIAKRFVQPPYKNNIIGKTGYLTGIISLCGLCKEEQGDIIFCILTENANEFTYQYIDELTEAIYDRKF; encoded by the coding sequence ATGAATAAAGACGCAGCAAAACTACTAACAGTTTTCCTTTTTTGTCTTGCGGTATCTTTTTGCAAAGCCGATGAATTGGCTCAAATCATCAGCCGGCAAAAACAAGAGAAAGTAACAATCACAATTCTGGTCATAGATGCCGAAAGTGGGAAAATCCTGTATAGTAAAGATGCCGACAAACTTATGACTCCGGCCTCTAATATGAAAATTATCACTTCATCAGCAGCAATACATTATCTTGGATTAGATTACAAATTCAAAACCAAAGTCGGTATTTCGGATGCGAACCTTATTGTCATAGGAGGAGGCGACCCGCTTTTGGGGGAGATGAAAGTTGATGGCGCAAATTCACATTGTCCCATGGAAATGTTCAGCCAAATAGCAGATATACTAAAACATAAAAAAATTAACAATATCAAAGATATCATCGTAGATGTTTCTTTTTTTGACCAGGTTATTATGCATCCTGCATGGCCGAAAGATGATTTCAACGAAACATATTCCCCGGAAATAAACGCTCTGAATTTTTGCGAAAACTGTATCGGAATCTTTATAAGGCGTAACGACAACAATATTTCTCTTTCGGTTGAACCGGAAAATTCTCTCACTACTTTGATAAATCAGGTACAAATCATTGAAACAGGAGATAATGATGTAAAAGCTGTCAGAACAGAAATTCCCAATAAATTGATAATTGAGGGGAAAATCTGCAAGCCTGCTGATTTTATTATGACCACCATTCAAAATCCTGCGGCTCTCTTTGCAGATGTACTTAAAAATCATCTCTCAAAAGAAGGCATTTCCGTCAACGGCAAAATTATCATCAAAGAAACGCCTGACAAAATCCCAAATGTAAAAATGGTAAAGGTTTTTAAAACGCCATTTAAATCAGCTTTACACAGATGCAACAAGTACAGTATTAATCTTACGGCGGAATGCTTTGTCAAGACTATATCAGCGGAGAATGCTGTCGACAGAAGCGGGGGCAACTGGCCGCACGGACTTATGCTTGTGTCTGAATATCTGCGATCCATAAACATTGACAAAACACAATACATACTCGAAGACGGAAGCGGACTTAGCAGAAAAAATAAACTTTCCGCCGCCGCACTTGTTGCTGTATTACGAACAATGTATAAAAGCCGGAACAGAAACGCTTTTTTCGATTCTCTGTCCACAAGCGGTGTTGACGGAACAATCGCCAAACGCTTTGTACAGCCGCCATATAAGAATAATATTATTGGCAAAACAGGTTATCTTACAGGCATTATTTCGCTTTGCGGCTTATGCAAAGAAGAGCAGGGAGATATAATTTTTTGCATCCTGACAGAAAACGCCAATGAATTTACGTACCAATACATTGACGAACTTACGGAAGCAATTTATGACAGAAAATTTTAA
- a CDS encoding AraC family transcriptional regulator, with amino-acid sequence MELWSKEFYKAVNPQVKTVGIDFANPCYEATYTRESCDYFDIIYVLDGKGKIKIDDNNLQHFPGDIIIIRPGQILKSESSDAEIPYREYFVHCYIFERADKIAEKLFTQSCPQKINIKNQSLPQLFENLFEISSISLEDAPLRLKYTMLNIIEIIFNHIRYNPAHNNTAAYAKTLQARDFIEQHFAEKLTIDKIAEQVDISSSYLMAIFKKYFNCSPISYKINQQLNNAKLLLAQNTSVGETAYKTGFESIHYFSRIFHKKTGTSPTQFAESCARKKKLKN; translated from the coding sequence ATGGAACTTTGGAGTAAAGAATTTTATAAAGCCGTTAATCCCCAAGTTAAAACTGTGGGAATAGATTTTGCCAACCCCTGCTATGAAGCGACTTACACCAGGGAAAGTTGCGATTATTTTGACATAATCTATGTATTAGACGGTAAAGGTAAAATCAAAATTGATGATAATAACCTGCAACACTTCCCAGGCGACATAATTATTATCAGACCAGGCCAAATCCTTAAATCAGAATCTTCCGATGCTGAAATTCCGTATCGCGAATATTTTGTGCATTGCTATATTTTTGAAAGAGCCGATAAAATTGCAGAAAAACTTTTTACACAATCCTGTCCCCAGAAAATCAATATTAAAAATCAATCTTTGCCCCAACTTTTTGAAAATTTGTTTGAAATATCCTCAATAAGCCTTGAAGATGCACCCCTTAGACTTAAATATACTATGCTCAATATCATAGAGATTATATTCAATCATATAAGGTACAACCCTGCCCACAACAACACTGCTGCTTATGCTAAAACACTGCAGGCTCGTGATTTCATTGAACAACATTTCGCCGAAAAGCTAACCATTGATAAAATTGCCGAACAGGTAGATATAAGCAGCAGTTATTTGATGGCGATATTTAAAAAATACTTTAATTGCTCGCCAATATCATACAAAATCAATCAACAGCTAAATAACGCAAAATTGCTTTTAGCACAAAATACTTCAGTAGGCGAAACTGCATACAAAACAGGATTTGAATCAATACACTACTTTAGTCGGATTTTTCATAAAAAAACAGGCACATCTCCAACCCAATTCGCTGAATCATGCGCACGGAAGAAAAAACTTAAAAACTAA
- a CDS encoding sugar phosphate isomerase/epimerase produces MKLGVFTVSAPEYYPLELMDKLSGIGYEGVEWRVTNDNGDRSKPTFWAGNRAGMTADELLETADSLMQKAKELNFEMPSIAAYINCFDLEDVEKHFKAAKAIGAKNVRICPAMYDPEKSFNLQVAKTRYYYAMVAQLAAKYKVRACIETHMNYITPSMSKTMAILEGLDPKYVGIMWDPANQICEGLEKIEMAMDIAGDYLAEIHAKNLIMNKIEVDGKVEWQLKSVALDQGQVNWKALLEFLEKKQYDGWIFCEDFSTDKSTDEKLIYNYKYLKNIK; encoded by the coding sequence ATGAAACTTGGTGTATTTACAGTATCTGCTCCGGAGTATTATCCGCTGGAATTAATGGATAAGCTTTCAGGAATTGGTTATGAGGGAGTGGAGTGGCGTGTTACGAATGATAATGGTGATCGTTCCAAGCCTACTTTTTGGGCGGGTAATCGTGCTGGAATGACTGCCGATGAATTATTAGAAACTGCGGATTCCCTGATGCAAAAGGCAAAGGAGCTCAATTTTGAAATGCCGTCAATAGCCGCTTACATTAATTGTTTTGATTTGGAAGATGTAGAGAAGCATTTTAAGGCTGCTAAAGCTATAGGCGCAAAAAATGTCAGGATTTGTCCTGCAATGTATGATCCAGAAAAAAGTTTCAACCTTCAGGTTGCCAAAACCAGATATTACTATGCTATGGTTGCACAGCTTGCCGCCAAATATAAAGTGCGTGCCTGTATTGAAACACATATGAATTACATTACTCCTTCAATGTCTAAAACAATGGCTATACTTGAGGGCTTAGACCCAAAGTATGTAGGAATTATGTGGGATCCTGCAAACCAGATATGTGAGGGTCTTGAAAAAATAGAGATGGCAATGGATATTGCCGGCGATTATCTTGCTGAAATTCACGCAAAAAATCTTATTATGAATAAAATAGAAGTGGACGGCAAAGTAGAATGGCAGCTCAAATCTGTAGCCCTCGATCAGGGACAGGTGAACTGGAAAGCTCTTTTAGAGTTTCTTGAAAAGAAACAATATGATGGCTGGATATTCTGTGAAGATTTTTCAACGGACAAATCTACAGATGAAAAGCTGATTTATAATTATAAATATTTGAAAAATATTAAATAG
- a CDS encoding DegT/DnrJ/EryC1/StrS family aminotransferase, which translates to MKQKTKLALLGGEKAVQLPDENMFTWPIVTKEHEEAVLDVIRNRNMSGIDITKKFEQEYAKKIGVKYALGCNNGTAAIHSALFGMGIGVGDEVIAPSITYWASCIQVFSLGATVRFADVCPDTLCIDPDDIERRITPKTKAIVVVHYLAMPADMDRIMAIANKHGIMVFEDISHSHGAKYKGKEVGTFGVASAASLMTGKSLAIGEAGMMFTNDQKIYERAVLFGHYERHGDIEIEELKKFAGLPYGGYKYRMHQASAAFGLVQLKLYDRQMAEIDKAMNYYCDLLEKVPGLYPIRPEPNSGTTKGGWYIPGAKYRAEELGGLSLKRFTDAVNAEGSACFAGINKPLHTHPVFTAVDVYGHGMPTRVANMSEQDRRNFTTESLPVTERINNEALMTPWFKHYRPEFIEQHVNAVKKVVENYRELLDGDTKEQIKGELSNKKARKVAQK; encoded by the coding sequence ATGAAACAAAAAACAAAATTAGCTTTATTGGGCGGAGAAAAAGCGGTACAGTTGCCGGATGAGAATATGTTCACTTGGCCGATTGTAACGAAAGAACACGAAGAAGCTGTTCTCGATGTGATTCGTAATCGTAATATGTCAGGTATAGATATTACAAAAAAGTTTGAGCAGGAATATGCAAAAAAAATTGGCGTAAAATATGCTCTTGGTTGTAACAATGGAACAGCCGCGATTCACAGCGCTCTTTTTGGAATGGGTATAGGAGTTGGTGATGAGGTTATTGCACCGAGTATAACATATTGGGCATCCTGCATTCAGGTTTTTAGTCTTGGAGCAACAGTCCGATTTGCTGATGTATGTCCTGATACTCTTTGTATTGACCCGGATGATATTGAGCGTAGGATAACTCCCAAAACCAAGGCAATTGTGGTGGTGCATTATCTTGCGATGCCTGCCGATATGGATAGAATTATGGCCATTGCAAATAAGCACGGCATTATGGTTTTTGAAGATATTTCACATTCTCACGGCGCTAAATATAAAGGTAAAGAGGTCGGTACGTTTGGCGTCGCTTCAGCCGCTTCGCTTATGACCGGCAAATCTTTGGCAATTGGTGAAGCTGGAATGATGTTCACAAATGACCAGAAAATTTATGAAAGAGCTGTTCTTTTCGGTCATTATGAAAGACATGGCGATATCGAAATCGAAGAACTAAAGAAATTTGCTGGTTTGCCTTATGGTGGTTATAAGTACCGTATGCATCAGGCCAGCGCCGCATTTGGCCTTGTGCAGTTAAAACTTTACGACCGGCAGATGGCAGAGATAGATAAGGCGATGAATTATTATTGCGACCTTCTTGAAAAGGTGCCGGGCTTATATCCGATAAGGCCCGAACCAAACAGCGGGACGACAAAGGGTGGCTGGTATATCCCGGGCGCAAAATACCGCGCAGAAGAGCTTGGGGGGCTTTCGCTAAAAAGATTTACTGATGCTGTTAACGCCGAGGGCAGCGCCTGTTTCGCCGGCATAAATAAGCCGCTGCATACTCACCCTGTTTTTACTGCTGTTGACGTTTATGGTCATGGAATGCCGACTCGTGTTGCAAATATGAGCGAGCAGGATAGACGGAATTTCACTACTGAAAGCCTGCCGGTTACCGAGCGAATAAACAATGAAGCTCTTATGACTCCATGGTTTAAACACTATAGACCTGAATTTATTGAACAGCACGTAAATGCTGTTAAAAAGGTAGTAGAAAACTATCGTGAGCTTTTAGACGGAGATACCAAAGAGCAAATTAAAGGTGAATTAAGTAATAAAAAAGCTCGTAAAGTTGCCCAGAAGTAA
- a CDS encoding amidohydrolase family protein: protein MIIDIHSHVYVGTRVNFYPYSPFMSAKQCIEIMDKLGIDKSVILPLNNAETPCEPQSFGEIMEIMQRYPGRFIPFCCPDPRLPINPEKGDVDCYVNLLGKYKALGCKGVGELTARIPWDNPLMQFYLAACQLLELPVIFHTTTVDSNSYGLIDEIGLPKLEAVLKKFPKLKMIGHSAAFWSEISGDIKGLAEKNGYPAGKVVDGGAIPRLLRQCSNLFVDISAGSGLNALKRDEDFAYKFIEEFQDRIMFGLDICNAAQIPPHLDWLKNAKAGSHISEIAYEKIIWKNANRILNLELE from the coding sequence ATGATTATAGATATTCATTCCCACGTATATGTTGGTACTAGGGTCAATTTTTATCCTTACAGTCCTTTTATGTCAGCGAAGCAATGTATTGAGATTATGGATAAGTTGGGCATTGACAAGTCCGTCATTCTGCCGCTGAACAATGCAGAAACTCCTTGTGAGCCTCAAAGTTTTGGCGAAATTATGGAAATTATGCAACGCTATCCCGGCAGATTTATTCCATTTTGCTGTCCGGATCCCAGACTGCCGATTAATCCTGAAAAGGGTGATGTGGATTGTTATGTTAATCTGCTTGGTAAATATAAAGCCTTGGGATGTAAGGGCGTTGGTGAGTTGACCGCAAGAATTCCCTGGGACAATCCTTTGATGCAGTTTTATCTTGCAGCGTGCCAGCTGCTCGAACTTCCAGTTATTTTTCATACGACAACAGTTGATTCCAATTCCTATGGCCTTATCGATGAAATCGGTTTGCCTAAGCTCGAAGCCGTTTTAAAAAAATTTCCAAAACTTAAGATGATAGGCCATTCTGCCGCTTTCTGGTCGGAGATTAGCGGAGACATCAAAGGTTTGGCAGAGAAGAACGGATACCCCGCCGGCAAAGTTGTAGATGGTGGCGCTATCCCCCGATTATTGCGGCAATGTTCTAATTTATTTGTGGACATTTCAGCGGGCAGTGGTTTAAATGCTCTAAAGAGAGATGAAGATTTTGCATATAAGTTCATAGAGGAATTTCAGGACAGAATAATGTTTGGTCTCGATATTTGTAATGCTGCGCAAATACCTCCTCATCTGGATTGGCTAAAAAACGCTAAGGCGGGCAGTCATATTTCGGAAATAGCGTATGAAAAAATAATATGGAAAAATGCAAACAGAATTTTGAATCTTGAATTGGAATAG
- a CDS encoding sugar phosphate isomerase/epimerase — protein MAKLSAFADEVTYEFAGQIDFLVKQGVNYIEPRFFDGHENIMNLTDYQLREAKKILDDNNIGVSAIGSPIGKVKLDEPFENHLEKFKHAVELAEFFDTKNIRMFSYYAPAGKNIFDYHDDVVERMLKKIELLKNIDIVMVLENEADIYGQLPDRAVELVKAVDSPKLRLCYDPANFVVAFGTTDNVQSCWPIMKPYVSHIHIKDWKVASPLGSMPGQGDAQIKLLLKELAGMNYVGFVTMEPHLQKGGQFGGVTGPELFAQAINETKRMAQDVGLIME, from the coding sequence ATGGCAAAACTAAGCGCCTTTGCTGATGAAGTTACGTATGAATTTGCAGGCCAGATAGATTTTCTGGTCAAGCAGGGCGTAAATTATATTGAGCCTCGGTTTTTTGACGGTCATGAAAATATAATGAACCTTACTGATTATCAGCTAAGGGAAGCCAAAAAAATACTTGACGACAATAATATTGGGGTTAGTGCAATTGGTTCTCCTATTGGCAAGGTAAAGTTGGATGAGCCGTTTGAGAATCACCTGGAGAAATTTAAACACGCTGTTGAATTGGCTGAGTTTTTTGATACGAAAAATATAAGAATGTTCAGCTATTATGCCCCGGCAGGCAAAAATATTTTTGATTATCATGACGATGTAGTTGAGCGTATGCTCAAGAAGATTGAGTTGCTTAAAAATATTGATATTGTAATGGTTCTTGAAAACGAAGCTGATATTTATGGCCAATTACCGGACAGGGCAGTTGAATTGGTAAAAGCTGTGGATTCTCCCAAGCTGCGTCTCTGCTATGACCCTGCTAATTTTGTTGTTGCTTTTGGCACAACTGACAATGTTCAGTCTTGTTGGCCGATTATGAAACCATATGTCAGCCATATACACATAAAAGACTGGAAAGTTGCTTCACCTTTGGGAAGTATGCCGGGTCAGGGCGATGCGCAGATAAAGTTGTTACTAAAAGAGCTTGCTGGTATGAATTATGTCGGCTTTGTTACAATGGAACCTCACCTGCAAAAAGGCGGCCAGTTTGGAGGAGTTACAGGGCCGGAATTGTTTGCACAGGCTATAAATGAAACTAAAAGAATGGCACAAGACGTCGGCCTTATAATGGAATAG